GCAACAAAACGTCATGCCCGGCTGGCAACGGCCCCTTGACAAGCTCAATGATCCATTTGAACAGCAACGGGTCCACCGATTTGACCGCATTTTGCAAATCCGCAGTATTTTTGACTTCGGACATGGCAAGCCCAAAATAAATCGCCGGAAGCGTCACGAGCAAGCCCGCTAGCGGCCCGGCAACACCGATATCAAACAGCACGCGCCGCGTCGGCATGCGCGCATCCATGCGAATGACGGCCCCGAGCGTGCCGAAGGGGAACGAGGGGAATGGAATGAAAAACGGCAAGGTGGCGCGAATGCCGTAGCGCACACACATGAGGTAATGCCCCATCTCGTGGCAGAACAAGATGGCCATAATGCCAGCGCTATACCACAAGCCGGCGGCAATATCGCGTTCCGGCCAGAAGTGGATAAAGAAAGTCGAAAAACATGTCAAAAAGAACAATAGAACATTTAAACGCCGCTGGTCGCTGCTCAATATTTTGGCAATCCACGGCCGCCGGGCCGTCAATGAATCGGGTTGATCATATTCAGCATAATCATTCGGTGACATGGCTGTTGTCTGACTCTCCTTTGACGATAATGACAGGCGTTCCTAGAGTCGCCTGCAACTGCATTTTTGCATTCCCCTGGTTGACGCCGATTTCCAGCAAATCAAAACTGTTGATAAGGGCGACAGGCTCGCCTGTGCCGACACTAGCGTAAGACGTTTGCAGTCCGTGAATAGTTTGGCGTTTTAGTTGAACGGCAATCTTTGCGCCTGAAGCGAAGCGGGATAGGTCTTTTCTGGTGATATTCGAAATCAGGTTGCCAAAACGATCGCTAAAAATTATTTCACCGTGCAAGGTGTTTTGATCAACTTTACACGCATGCGCCGGACGTTGCGGTTTGAGCGTGAAGGAATCTCCCAGCTCTTCCAAAGCCACGCCGTTTGCCAAATGCGCTGCCACCGGCGCAAAAATATCGCGGCCATGAAAAGTATTTGAAATTTCGGTGCGCCAAAATTCCCGGCGCGAAAGCCGCACGGCAG
This sequence is a window from Cytophagia bacterium CHB2. Protein-coding genes within it:
- a CDS encoding SAM-dependent chlorinase/fluorinase gives rise to the protein MAGVASPPHRDQGMKSSGIITLLTDFGNADGYVAAMKGVILGIMPHARLIDITHEVPPQEVAAGAFILSAHYRYFPAGTVHVAVIDPGVGTSRHAIACFHDSHYFVGPDNGLFDFCARAAPPPAVRLSRREFWRTEISNTFHGRDIFAPVAAHLANGVALEELGDSFTLKPQRPAHACKVDQNTLHGEIIFSDRFGNLISNITRKDLSRFASGAKIAVQLKRQTIHGLQTSYASVGTGEPVALINSFDLLEIGVNQGNAKMQLQATLGTPVIIVKGESDNSHVTE
- a CDS encoding site-2 protease family protein, with protein sequence MSPNDYAEYDQPDSLTARRPWIAKILSSDQRRLNVLLFFLTCFSTFFIHFWPERDIAAGLWYSAGIMAILFCHEMGHYLMCVRYGIRATLPFFIPFPSFPFGTLGAVIRMDARMPTRRVLFDIGVAGPLAGLLVTLPAIYFGLAMSEVKNTADLQNAVKSVDPLLFKWIIELVKGPLPAGHDVLLHPLAYAGWAGLFVTALNLLPIGQLDGGHILYALLGERSQQIFPVTMASFALICIVVYPFWVLMILMLLWFGYRHPPTEYDAEPLDFKRQVVACMTFLIFAFSFTPVPFHFY